One Littorina saxatilis isolate snail1 linkage group LG1, US_GU_Lsax_2.0, whole genome shotgun sequence genomic window carries:
- the LOC138949464 gene encoding tumor necrosis factor alpha-induced protein 8-like, whose translation MAEPGAGFDSRGLGLRAQKKLLGKMSSKKIAKAFIDETTGRVLDNAYRILKEHKGNKKEAEKVLKYIVKTVVKVGILHKNDQFNAEELRLAMQFKQKFNSLVMTVISFWEVDFTYDQKFVTTSVNECRQLLQDIIARHLTDKTKGRIDLVFNTFADPEFLNAMFAKQPGIKPYMDAIVQDLHKLIDEGAL comes from the exons A TGGCAGAGCCAGGCGCGGGGTTCGATTCCCGGGGGCTGGGGCTGAGGGCGCAGAAGAAGCTGCTGGGCAAGATGTCGAGCAAGAAGATCGCCAAGGCGTTCATCGACGAGACGACGGGGCGCGTGTTGGACAACGCGTACCGCATCCTGAAGGAACACAAGGGCAACAAGAAGGAGGCCGAGAAGGTGCTCAAGTACATCGTCAAGACCGTCGTCAAG GTTGGTATCCTGCACAAGAACGACCAGTTCAACGCGGAAGAGCTGCGGCTAGCCATGCAGTTCAAGCAGAAGTTCAACTCCCTCGTCATGACCGTCATCAGCTTCTGGGAGGTGGACTTCACCTATGACCAGAAGTTCGTCACCACCAGCGTCAACGAGTGTCGGCAGCTGCTGCAGGACATCATCGCACGGCATCTCACCGACAAGACCAAGGGTCGCATCGACCTCGTCTTCAACACCTTCGCTGACCCCGAGTTTCTCAACGCTATGTTCGCCAAGCAGCCCGGCATTAAGCCCTACATGGACGCCATCGTTCAGGACTTGCACAAACTGATAGATGAAGGCGCACTCTGA